From Piliocolobus tephrosceles isolate RC106 chromosome 16, ASM277652v3, whole genome shotgun sequence, the proteins below share one genomic window:
- the USP22 gene encoding ubiquitin carboxyl-terminal hydrolase 22 isoform X1 yields the protein MVSRPEPEGEAMDAELAVAPPGCSHLGSFKVDNWKQNLRAIYQCFVWSGTAEARKRKAKSCICHVCGVHLNRLHSCLYCVFFGCFTKKHIHEHAKSKRHNLAIDLMYGGIYCFLCQDYIYDKDMEIIAKEEQRKAWKMQGAGEKFSTWEPTKRELELLKHNPKRRKITSNCTIGLRGLINLGNTCFMNCIVQALTHTPLLRDFFLSDRHRCEMQSPSSCLVCEMSSLFQEFYSGHRSPHIPYKLLHLVWTHARHLAGYEQQDAHEFLIAALDVLHRHCKGGRWALRPPPAQDVFLEGEGSKASVCARAKRGTGDDNGKKANNPNHCNCIIDQIFTGGLQSDVTCQVCHGVSTTIDPFWDISLDLPGSSTPFWPLSPGSEGNVVNGESHVSGTTTLTDCLRRFTRPEHLGSSAKIKCSGCHSYQESTKQLTMKKLPIVACFHLKRFEHSAKLRRKITTYVSFPLELDMTPFMASSKESRMNGQYQQPTDSLNNDNKYSLFAVVNHQGTLESGHYTSFIRQHKDQWFKCDDAIITKASIKDVLDSEGYLLFYHKQFLEYE from the exons CTGGGCAGCTTCAAGGTAGACAACTGGAAGCAGAACCTGCGGGCCATCTACCAGTGCTTCGTGTGGAGCGGCACGGCTGAGGCCCGCAAGCGCAAG GCCAAGTCCTGCATCTGCCATGTCTGTGGTGTCCACCTCAACAGGCTGCATTCCTGCCTCTACTGTGTCTTCTTCGGCTGTTTCACAAAGAAGCATATTCACGAGCATGCGAAGTCAAAGCGGCACAACCTGG CCATTGATCTGATGTACGGAGGCATCTACTGCTTTCTGTGCCAGGACTACATCTATGACAAAGACATGGAAATAATCGCCAAGGAGGAGCAGCGGAAGGCTTGGAAAATGCAAG GcgctggagagaagttttcaaCTTGGGAACCAACCAAACGGGAGCTTGAACTGCTGAAGCACAACCCAAAAAGGAGAAAGATCACCTCGAACTGCACCATAG GTCTGCGTGGGCTCATCAACCTTGGGAACACGTGCTTCATGAACTGCATCGTGCAGGCGCTGACCCACACGCCACTTCTGCGGGACTTCTTCCTGTCTGACAGGCACCGCTGTGAGATGCAGAGCCCCAGCTCCTGTCTGGTCTGTGAGATGTCCTCACTGTTTCAGGAG TTTTACTCTGGACACCGGTCTCCTCACATCCCGTATAAGTTGCTGCACCTGGTGTGGACCCACGCGAGGCACCTGGCAGGCTACGAGCAGCAGGATGCCCACGAGTTCCTCATCGCGGCCCTGGACGTGCTCCACCGACACTGCAAAGGTGGGCGCTGGGCTCTGCGCCCTCCACCAGCGCAGGATGTTTTCCTCGAAGGGGAAGGAAGCAAAGCGAGTGTGTGCGCTCGTGCAAAAAGGGGCACAG GTGATGACAACGGGAAGAAGGCCAACAACCCCAACCACTGCAACTGCATCATAGACCAGATCTTCACGGGCGGGCTGCAGTCAGACGTCACCTGCCAAGTTTGCCA TGGAGTCTCCACCACCATCGACCCCTTCTGGGACATCAGCTTGGATCTCCCCGGCTCTTCCACCCCGTTCTGGCCCCTGAGCCCAGGGAGCGAGGGCAACGTGGTAAATGGGGAAAGCCACGTGTCGGGAACTACCACGCTCACGGACTGCCTGCGACG ATTCACCAGACCAGAGCACTTGGGCAGCAGCGCCAAGATCAAATGCAGCGGTTGCCATAGCTACCAGGAGTCCACCAAGCAGctcactatgaagaaactgcccATCGTAGCCTGTTTTCATCTCAAA CGATTTGAACACTCAGCCAAGCTGCGGCGGAAGATCACCACGTATGTGTCCTTCCCCTTGGAGCTGGATATGACCCCTTTCATGGCCTCCAG CAAAGAGAGCAGGATGAATGGACAGTACCAGCAGCCCACGGACAGTCTCAACAATGACAACAA GTATTCCCTGTTTGCTGTTGTTAACCATCAAGGGACCCTGGAGAGCGGCCACTACACCAGCTTCATCCGGCAGCACAAAGACCAGTGGTTCAAGTGTGACGATGCCATCATCACCAAGGCCAGCATCAAGGATGTGCTGGACAGTGAAGG GTACTTGCTGTTCTATCACAAACAGTTCCTGGAATACGAGTAG
- the USP22 gene encoding ubiquitin carboxyl-terminal hydrolase 22 isoform X2 — translation MVSRPEPEGEAMDAELAVAPPGCSHLGSFKVDNWKQNLRAIYQCFVWSGTAEARKRKAKSCICHVCGVHLNRLHSCLYCVFFGCFTKKHIHEHAKSKRHNLAIDLMYGGIYCFLCQDYIYDKDMEIIAKEEQRKAWKMQGAGEKFSTWEPTKRELELLKHNPKRRKITSNCTIGLRGLINLGNTCFMNCIVQALTHTPLLRDFFLSDRHRCEMQSPSSCLVCEMSSLFQEFYSGHRSPHIPYKLLHLVWTHARHLAGYEQQDAHEFLIAALDVLHRHCKGDDNGKKANNPNHCNCIIDQIFTGGLQSDVTCQVCHGVSTTIDPFWDISLDLPGSSTPFWPLSPGSEGNVVNGESHVSGTTTLTDCLRRFTRPEHLGSSAKIKCSGCHSYQESTKQLTMKKLPIVACFHLKRFEHSAKLRRKITTYVSFPLELDMTPFMASSKESRMNGQYQQPTDSLNNDNKYSLFAVVNHQGTLESGHYTSFIRQHKDQWFKCDDAIITKASIKDVLDSEGYLLFYHKQFLEYE, via the exons CTGGGCAGCTTCAAGGTAGACAACTGGAAGCAGAACCTGCGGGCCATCTACCAGTGCTTCGTGTGGAGCGGCACGGCTGAGGCCCGCAAGCGCAAG GCCAAGTCCTGCATCTGCCATGTCTGTGGTGTCCACCTCAACAGGCTGCATTCCTGCCTCTACTGTGTCTTCTTCGGCTGTTTCACAAAGAAGCATATTCACGAGCATGCGAAGTCAAAGCGGCACAACCTGG CCATTGATCTGATGTACGGAGGCATCTACTGCTTTCTGTGCCAGGACTACATCTATGACAAAGACATGGAAATAATCGCCAAGGAGGAGCAGCGGAAGGCTTGGAAAATGCAAG GcgctggagagaagttttcaaCTTGGGAACCAACCAAACGGGAGCTTGAACTGCTGAAGCACAACCCAAAAAGGAGAAAGATCACCTCGAACTGCACCATAG GTCTGCGTGGGCTCATCAACCTTGGGAACACGTGCTTCATGAACTGCATCGTGCAGGCGCTGACCCACACGCCACTTCTGCGGGACTTCTTCCTGTCTGACAGGCACCGCTGTGAGATGCAGAGCCCCAGCTCCTGTCTGGTCTGTGAGATGTCCTCACTGTTTCAGGAG TTTTACTCTGGACACCGGTCTCCTCACATCCCGTATAAGTTGCTGCACCTGGTGTGGACCCACGCGAGGCACCTGGCAGGCTACGAGCAGCAGGATGCCCACGAGTTCCTCATCGCGGCCCTGGACGTGCTCCACCGACACTGCAAAG GTGATGACAACGGGAAGAAGGCCAACAACCCCAACCACTGCAACTGCATCATAGACCAGATCTTCACGGGCGGGCTGCAGTCAGACGTCACCTGCCAAGTTTGCCA TGGAGTCTCCACCACCATCGACCCCTTCTGGGACATCAGCTTGGATCTCCCCGGCTCTTCCACCCCGTTCTGGCCCCTGAGCCCAGGGAGCGAGGGCAACGTGGTAAATGGGGAAAGCCACGTGTCGGGAACTACCACGCTCACGGACTGCCTGCGACG ATTCACCAGACCAGAGCACTTGGGCAGCAGCGCCAAGATCAAATGCAGCGGTTGCCATAGCTACCAGGAGTCCACCAAGCAGctcactatgaagaaactgcccATCGTAGCCTGTTTTCATCTCAAA CGATTTGAACACTCAGCCAAGCTGCGGCGGAAGATCACCACGTATGTGTCCTTCCCCTTGGAGCTGGATATGACCCCTTTCATGGCCTCCAG CAAAGAGAGCAGGATGAATGGACAGTACCAGCAGCCCACGGACAGTCTCAACAATGACAACAA GTATTCCCTGTTTGCTGTTGTTAACCATCAAGGGACCCTGGAGAGCGGCCACTACACCAGCTTCATCCGGCAGCACAAAGACCAGTGGTTCAAGTGTGACGATGCCATCATCACCAAGGCCAGCATCAAGGATGTGCTGGACAGTGAAGG GTACTTGCTGTTCTATCACAAACAGTTCCTGGAATACGAGTAG